One Vigna unguiculata cultivar IT97K-499-35 chromosome 11, ASM411807v1, whole genome shotgun sequence DNA window includes the following coding sequences:
- the LOC114169961 gene encoding probable glucuronoxylan glucuronosyltransferase IRX7, which yields MALHKTPPNSRGYYVKMKLLHKHGRPHHQQEKNCFYKYYKWLLWLSLSLYFFTSYLISNNNHPKQPSHHVSRTLIESNNTAPPQSVNSRGFSSLKNLKVFVYDLPPKYNTDWLSNERCSKHLFASEVAIHRALLTSEVRTFDPYEADFFFVPVYVSCNFSTVNGFPAIGHARSLIASAVNLVSSEYPFWNRSRGSDHVFVASHDFGSCFHTLEDVAVADGVPEIMRNSIVLQTFGVVYDHPCQKVEHVVIPPYVSPESVQDTMNNSPVNGRRDIWVFFRGKMELHPKNVSGRFYSKKVRTMIWRKFNGDRRFYLQRHRFAGYQSEIARSVFCLCPLGWAPWSPRLVESVALGCVPIVIADGIRLPFLSAVKWSEISITVAERDVGRLAEILERVAATNLTRIQKNLWDPATKRALLFNNQVREGDATWQVLRALSEKLDRSYRGSRVSRQLDFDT from the exons atggCTCTGCACAAAACACCTCCAAATAGCAGGGGGTACTATGTTAAGATGAAGCTTCTTCACAAACATGGAAGACCTCATCACCAGCAAGAAAAAAACTGCTTCTACAAATACTACAAATGGCTTCTATGGCTCTCTCTTTCCCTTTATTTCTTCACTTCCTACCTCATCAGCAACAACAACCACCCCAAACAACCCTCTCACCATGTCTCCAGAACACTTATTGAATCAAACAACACAGCTCCTCCGCAATCTGTTAACTCTCGAG GGTTTTCGTCGCTGAAGAACTTGAAGGTGTTTGTGTACGATCTCCCGCCCAAGTACAACACGGATTGGTTATCGAACGAGAGGTGTAGTAAGCATTTGTTTGCGTCGGAGGTTGCCATTCACAGGGCTCTGTTGACCAGCGAGGTGCGCACGTTTGACCCTTACGAAGCTGACTTTTTCTTCGTACCCGTTTACGTCTCTTGCAACTTCAGCACCGTCAATGGCTTTCCCGCGATTGGCCACGCGCGCTCGCTCATCGCGTCCGCAGTCAACCTCGTCTCCTCGGAGTACCCTTTCTGGAACCGGAGCAGGGGTTCCGACCATGTTTTCGTCGCCTCGCATGATTTCGGCTCGTGCTTCCACACGCTG GAGGACGTGGCGGTGGCTGATGGCGTGCCGGAAATTATGAGAAACTCGATCGTGCTGCAGACGTTTGGCGTTGTGTACGACCACCCATGTCAGAAGGTTGAGCACGTGGTGATTCCGCCGTACGTTTCGCCGGAAAGTGTCCAGGACACTATGAATAACTCTCCGGTGAACGGACGGCGAGATATTTGGGTTTTCTTCCGAGGGAAGATGGAACTTCATCCCAAGAACGTTAGTGGAAGATTTTACAGCAA GAAAGTGAGGACAATGATATGGCGAAAGTTCAACGGTGACCGGAGGTTTTACCTACAGAGACACAGGTTTGCCGGTTACCAGTCAGAGATTGCACGTTCGGTGTTTTGTCTGTGCCCTCTGGGGTGGGCCCCGTGGAGCCCGAGGCTGGTAGAGTCCGTTGCTCTGGGTTGCGTGCCGATAGTTATAGCGGACGGTATCCGGCTGCCGTTTCTCTCCGCCGTGAAATGGTCGGAGATATCGATCACGGTAGCGGAGAGGGACGTCGGGAGGCTGGCGGAGATACTGGAGCGCGTGGCGGCGACGAACCTGACAAGGATTCAAAAGAACCTGTGGGACCCAGCGACCAAGAGGGCACTACTTTTTAACAACCAGGTTCGGGAAGGCGATGCCACGTGGCAGGTCCTACGTGCTTTGAGCGAAAAGCTTGACAGGTCCTATAGGGGTTCGAGGGTTTCACGCCAATTGGATTTTGACACGTAA
- the LOC114168888 gene encoding xyloglucan endotransglucosylase/hydrolase protein 31: protein MPFPMLPLLSLLVLSSMIYSGSAQGPPSPGYYPSSKITPISFNQGFKNLWGPQHQRIDQGSLTIWLDTSSGSGFKSLHSYNSGYFGAAIKLHPGYTAGVITSLYLSNNQDHPGNHDEIDIEFLGTTPDKPYVLQTNVYIRGSGDGNIIGREMRFHLWFDPTQDFHNYAVLWKPSELIFFVDDVPIRRYPRKSEATYPTRPMYVYGSIWDASSWATEGGKYKADYRYQPFIGRYKNFKLQGCTSESSPSCHPPSASPSGFGSLSPQQFRAMQWVQNNYMVYNYCHDPRRDHNLIPEC from the exons ATGCCATTCCCAATGCTTCCTCTTCTCTCCCTTCTTGTACTCTCATCTATGATTTATTCTGGTTCTGCTCAGGGACCACCTTCACCTGGCTACTACCCCAGTTCCAAAATTACTCCTATTAGCTTCAATCAAGGCTTTAAAAACCTTTGGGGACCTCAGCATCAGAGAATAGACCAAGGCTCTCTGACAATATGGCTAGACACTAGCTCAG GGAGTGGATTCAAGTCACTTCACTCTTACAACTCTGGTTACTTTGGTGCTGCAATTAAGCTTCATCCTGGTTACACTGCAGGAGTCATTACATCTCTCTAC CTTTCAAACAACCAAGACCACCCCGGAAACCACGATGAAATTGACATAGAGTTCCTCGGTACCACGCCAGACAAACCATATGTCTTGCAGACAAATGTATACATCAGGGGAAGTGGAGATGGGAACATCATAGGAAGAGAGATGAGGTTTCATCTCTGGTTTGACCCAACACAGGATTTTCACAACTACGCAGTTCTATGGAAACCCTCTGAGTTAAT ATTTTTTGTGGATGATGTCCCAATAAGAAGGTATCCAAGGAAAAGTGAGGCCACATACCCTACAAGGCCAATGTATGTGTATGGGTCAATCTGGGATGCATCTTCTTGGGCAACAGAGGGTGGAAAATACAAAGCTGATTACAGATACCAACCCTTCATTGGTAGGTACAAAAACTTCAAACTCCAAGGTTGCACTAGTGAAAGCTCTCCCTCATGCCACCCACCTTCTGCATCTCCTTCTGGTTTTGGAAGTCTGAGTCCTCAGCAGTTCAGGGCCATGCAATGGGTCCAAAACAACTACATGGTGTACAACTACTGCCATGATCCTAGGAGAGACCACAATCTGATCCCAGAATGCTAA
- the LOC114168282 gene encoding vacuolar protein sorting-associated protein 24 homolog 1, with product MEKVMNILKPKPNPQQLLRDWQRRLRQECRNIERQIRDIQREEKNVQKAIREAAKRNDMGSAKALAKELVRSRKTVNRLYENKAQMNSISMHLGESVAIARTVGHLSKSAEVMKLVNNLMKAPEMAVTMQEFSKEMTKAGVIEEIVNDAVDSALDSEDIEDEIEEEVDKVLTAIAGETAAQLPEAVRKERVKQPGQSVGASEEEAIAEGVDDEEEMEEIRARLAKVRS from the exons ATGGAGAAGGTGATGAACATTCTGAAGCCGAAGCCAAATCCGCAACAACTATTGAGGGATTGGCAGCGCAGGCTTCGTCAGGAGTGTCGCAACATTGAGCGCCAAATTCGCG ATAtacagagagaagaaaaaaatgtgcaGAAGGCGATCAGAGAAGCTGCAAAGAGAAATGACATGGGTTCCGCAAAG GCACTTGCCAAGGAACTTGTGAGATCTAGGAAAACTGTTAACCGTCTTTATGAAAATAAAGCACAAATGAATTCTATATCAATGCACCTTGGGGAGAGCGTTG CAATTGCTCGTACAGTGGGACATCTGTCAAAAAGTGCTGAGGTTATGAAGCTTGTCAATAATCTCATGAAGGCTCCCGAAATGGCTGTGACAATGCAAGAGTTCAGCAAAGAAATGACTAAG GCAGGAGTTATCGAGGAGATAGTAAATGATGCTGTGGACTCAGCACTAGATTCTGAGGATATAGAAGATGAGATAGAAGAAGAAGTCGATAAAGTGTTGACCGCAATAGCCGGTGAGACAGCTGCACAACTTCCTGAAGCTGTGAGGAAAGAAAGGGTGAAACAACCTGGTCAAAGTGTTGGAGCCTCAGAG GAAGAGGCTATAGCAGAGGGTGTTGATGATGAGGAAGAAATGGAAGAAATTAGGGCCCGACTTGCTAAAGTTAGATCATAA
- the LOC114170483 gene encoding serine carboxypeptidase-like, translating into MACSLPFSKLSLLLLFASLSFSYATSRHPAFPPQSSKAERLIRSFNLFPKEPFNTIQELHHLHTFVPGQIVETNFSFLGASGPPVEDLGHHAGYYSLPHSKAARMFYFFFESRKNKNDPVVIWLTGGPGCGSELALFYENGPFHIINNLSLTWNDYGWDQASNIIFVDQPTGTGFSYSSDKSDIRPDETGVSNDLYDFLQAFFKAHPEFVKNDFYITGESYAGHYIPAIASLINQNNKKKQGIHINLKGFAIGNGLTNSPIQYEVYPEFALQNGLITKKEADDISKLIPDCDKTAKACESRGGKVCEDALDACEAIFDKLLSIVGDLNYYDIRKKCLGPLCYDYSNVEKLLNEEKVKSALGVGKGLKYVSCSRTVYDAMLQDTMKNLEVGIPGLLEDGIRFLAYAGEKDLICNWLGNLRWINAMNWSGQKGFEASPTVKFVVDGAESGTLNSHGPLSFLKVHDAGHMVPMDQPKVALEMLKRWMGGKLMNPTPDN; encoded by the exons ATGGCATGTTCATTACCCTTCTCCAAACTCTCTCTGTTGCTTTTGTTCGCATCACTTTCATTTTCCTATGCAACTTCTCGCCACCCTGCATTCCCACCACAATCATCAAAAGCAGAAAGACTCATAAGAAGCTTTAACCTATTCCCGAAGGAACCCTTCAACACCATCCAAGAACTTCACCACCTTCATACTTTTGTCCCTGGTCAGATCGTAGAGACCAACTTCTCGTTTCTCGGTGCTTCTGGGCCTCCTGTTGAAGACCTTGGTCACCATGCAGGCTATTATTCACTTCCTCATTCCAAAGCTGCAAG GATGTTCTACTTTTTCTTTGAATCACGAAAGAACAAGAATGATCCCGTTGTGATATGGTTGACTGGAGGACCAGGGTGTGGAAGTGAATTAGCTTTGTTCTACGAAAACGGTCCTTTTCATATCATCAACAACTTGTCTCTTACATGGAATGATTACGGCTGGGATCAG GCATCgaatattatatttgttgacCAACCAACTGGGACAGGTTTTAGTTACTCTTCTGATAAAAGTGACATTCGCCCCGATGAAACTGGCGTTAGCAATGATTTATATGATTTCTTGCAG GCGTTTTTCAAGGCTCATCCTGAGTTTGTTAAGAATGATTTCTATATCACTGGAGAATCATACGCCGGACACTATATTCCTGCAATTGCTTCACTGATTaaccaaaacaataaaaagaaacaaggaaTCCATATAAACCTCAAG GGTTTTGCGATTGGTAATGGGTTAACAAATTCTCCGATTCAATACGAAGTATACCCAGAATTTGCGTTACAGAACGGACTAATTACGAAGAAGGAGGCAGATGATATCAGCAAGTTAATCCCAGACTGTGACAAAACCGCTAAAGCCTGCG AATCTCGTGGTGGGAAGGTTTGTGAGGATGCATTAGATGCTTGTGAAGCCATTTTCGATAAATTATTGTCTATTGTCGGTGATCTTAAC TACTACGACATTCGAAAAAAATGTCTGGGACCTTTGTGCTATGACTACAGCAACGTGGAGAAGTTGTTAAACGAGGAGAAAGTGAAGAGTGCTTTAGGTGTGGGGAAGGGGTTGAAGTATGTTTCGTGCAGTCGAACAGTGTATGATGCTATGCTGCAAGACACGATGAAAAATCTGGAAGTGGGGATTCCTGGTCTTCTTGAGGATGGGATAAGGTTTCTTGCGTATGCTGGGGAAAAGGATCTCATATGCAATTGGCTTG GGAATTTAAGGTGGATCAATGCCATGAACTGGTCAGGCCAAAAGGGTTTTGAGGCATCTCCTACAGTGAAATTTGTGGTTGATGGTGCAGAATCAGGGACTCTAAACAGCCATGGACCTCTCTCTTTCCTCAAG GTGCATGATGCTGGGCACATGGTACCTATGGATCAACCAAAAGTTGCATTAGAGATGTTGAAAAGGTGGATGGGAGGAAAACTGATGAACCCAACACCAGATAATTAG